A genomic window from Dechloromonas sp. A34 includes:
- a CDS encoding F0F1 ATP synthase subunit B, whose protein sequence is MNINATLIGQAIWFALFIWITMKYVWPPLQKAMADRQAQIADGLAAAERGKNEQELAAKRSADALREAKGKAAELVAQAEKRAQQIVEEAKGTAKVEHDKIVTSAQAEIDQEVERARQQLRERVAELAVAGAEKILRKEINASAHADMLVALKQDL, encoded by the coding sequence GTGAATATCAACGCTACACTGATTGGCCAGGCAATCTGGTTTGCACTCTTCATCTGGATCACGATGAAGTACGTCTGGCCGCCGCTCCAAAAAGCGATGGCAGACCGGCAAGCCCAGATCGCTGATGGCCTGGCTGCAGCCGAACGTGGCAAAAACGAGCAGGAGCTCGCTGCCAAACGTTCCGCCGACGCCCTGCGGGAAGCCAAAGGCAAGGCCGCCGAACTCGTCGCCCAAGCCGAAAAGCGTGCGCAACAGATCGTCGAAGAGGCCAAAGGCACTGCCAAGGTCGAGCACGACAAGATCGTTACCAGCGCCCAAGCCGAGATCGACCAGGAAGTCGAACGTGCCCGCCAGCAATTGCGTGAGCGCGTCGCCGAACTGGCAGTGGCTGGTGCCGAGAAGATCCTGCGCAAGGAAATCAACGCGTCCGCGCATGCTGACATGCTGGTCGCCCTGAAACAGGACCTGTAA
- a CDS encoding F0F1 ATP synthase subunit delta, whose protein sequence is MAESVTIARPYAEALFRAAKESGNLAKWAEPVASLARVAANPEVRSAVGDPNVAAPQLVDLFRSACGTAVDTELANFIQLLSNNDRLGLLPEIGALYESYKRSEEGTKQAEIISAFPIDDNQVKALVPQLEAVFKTKLETSVSVDSALIGGIKVIVGDQMLDASVRGKLDAMATALNN, encoded by the coding sequence ATGGCTGAATCCGTCACTATCGCCCGTCCTTACGCCGAAGCCCTGTTTCGCGCGGCCAAGGAAAGCGGCAATCTGGCCAAGTGGGCCGAGCCGGTCGCATCGCTCGCCCGGGTGGCTGCCAATCCCGAAGTCCGCTCGGCTGTCGGTGATCCCAATGTGGCGGCCCCGCAACTGGTCGACCTCTTCCGGTCTGCCTGCGGTACGGCGGTAGATACGGAGCTGGCGAACTTCATCCAGCTGCTGTCCAATAACGACCGTCTGGGGCTGCTGCCGGAAATCGGCGCTTTGTACGAAAGTTACAAGCGTAGCGAGGAAGGCACCAAGCAGGCTGAAATCATTTCGGCCTTCCCGATCGATGACAACCAGGTGAAAGCCCTGGTGCCCCAACTCGAAGCCGTCTTCAAGACCAAGCTCGAAACCTCGGTGTCGGTTGATTCCGCACTGATTGGTGGCATCAAGGTAATCGTTGGCGACCAGATGCTGGATGCTTCAGTCCGCGGCAAGCTCGACGCCATGGCTACGGCGCTGAACAACTAG